TGGTGAAACAATACATTCACTTATTTTCggtcaaattttaaattatcaaagttcattttctttgaaaaacaaAGGGTTACaccaataaaagaaataaatgtttGTCAGTTTGTCATTGTTTGGATGAAATTTTCCATAGGAACGATCTTAAGTCAAAAGCATCAAGAACACTTGTTTCATATATTCAACTTTCTCCGCCTTCTTGGAATAGGAATAAAATACTAGGTATCATTTTGTTTTGACTCATGTGTTGTATAGCTAGTTTTGGACCAcatatattcctttttttttttttaatattgtttattgTCCTTTTTAATAACCCTgcaatttgtcattaaaaaaaggttaAGACATACAAGCAAATTATTATTTAAGTAAAGCAAGCTATTAAAGTGAGAGTGAGAATAAACAAATTGgaggaaaaagagagaaaaatggtgactGAAGGAGGTGTAACAGCAATAATGATCGTAACTCAGTTTGTGGAAGTGGGTGGTGATACTCTAATGAAATCAGCCACAAAAGATggaatgagtatttttattttcattttttattcaaacatTTTGGCCCTATGTTTCCTTCTACCATCCACTCTCTTCCACCATAGGAAAAGATCTCCTCCTCCAATTTCAACGTCAATTTTCTGCAGAATGCTTCTTCTTAGTTGTCTCTTGTATGAACAAAATAAGCATCAATTTATTTAACCTagtatataagaaaataaacatttttgtaCATGTGGATTTGAAATAATTATGTGATAACTTTGATAATTTGATTAATCTTAAGCTATATGTGCAGTACTGCAGTGCAGATTTTAATGAATACTGGAATTGGATATAGCTCTCCCACATTGGCATCTGCTATGGTTGACCTTGTCCCTGCTTTCACGTTCATACTTGCTGTAATTTCAAGGTTGGTTTTGTTCTTTTTGGATTTTCTGCATCACCATAAAGTGTATGTTTGGCTGCTAAAAAAATCGATTTTGTAAATTTGAGTTTAGTTAAAGGTTATTTGACCTTAAACTTTAAGTTCAGAATTTTCCAAGGGTTAGATGTTGgattaattttttctcttttgtatGAATTTAAATTGTGGACCTCCAACTCTATTTCTTTCTCAAATCAATTGAGTTATCCAACTCTCCCCTAGTTTATTAAATAACTGATCCATATTATAAACTTGTTACgttaattattcaatgattgttcaaataaaaattctaataaTATATTGACATATGCTACCTTATGCCTTCGAGATACACATTAATAaattcgttatagaaatatacgtattaaaagttgtatatttaaattctcaaaaataaatatattatgttttttaatgtAAAGTAGTTCTTTAATATGTtttcttacaacacaaattaGCAAGGCCCTTGAATATTAAGTGGGAAAAGGTACATTGCTGATTATCGGttccatttatatatttaagtatAAATCtactttttgaaaagaaaaaaatagagttgATGGAAAAAGTGTCTTTTGGATTGATTCAAAACTGAATGACCATGCAATTCAATAAATTGAATACTTTATTAGTTTAGCTCGTTTATTTtgagtaaaatattttatttttagaaaagttAACTAGGGATCCCTAAAAAAAGTTAACTAGGGATATTCTCTCATAAACGTTCCTAGGAAAAATCCTTACATAACGTTTCCAAGGGATatttttttaggtaataatttccAATGTCCAGTATTATGAGTGATTTATGTCCCTAAGTAATTCCTAGGAAGAATttaattaatactccctccgtccctatatataagatccttttgccaaaatcacgggaattaagatagtggatatttgtattaaaattgtttataatcactattgtttttacaattttatcatttaagaaagaatgttagtttatgttttcaacatgttatttattgttgattgaagaaaaagatgtataataaataggggcatgtatgtaaagaaataattaatgtagttggaaataacaaaggggtcttataaaaagggacaaaaaaaattctcaaaagagtcttataattagggacggagggagtatattagtGTATAATTattgggtttgtctaacatgtgcaatattgcatatGTTAAGGTAAgtaaaagtagtaatttttcattgaaaacaaacaattattgattaaaagttacatatttaatataaaaaaacacaagtttcaagtcaaaattactactttaaacttcttaacatgtgcaaatttatacatgataaaaaaatcaataattattttatacatgtatttaatgatgtgttttcATATCAATTAATGAATGTCACAATGCATAATTGAATGCATCTGTAAAATAATCGTACAGTAGCAGAGTATATTAACTAAATTCTTCCTCAAAAACATTGTGTTCTACTATAATCTTGATTGAACTTGGAATGAACTTCATGCATTAATGTTTAATGAATATAATTTTCATTACTCTTCTTTAATCCTTAGTAATACAAGAAGAAAAAGCATAAATTGGAGTGAACAATATATTGTGCATTTTCAGGATGGAAGTTCTAAATATGAAAAAGCATAGCAGCCAGGCAAAGATTATTGGTACATTGGTCTCCATTGTGGGGGCATTAACCGTGACATTATATAAAGGGATGCCATTGATTAATGGTGCCTTTCAAAATATAGAAATGGGAGCAACTGAAATTTACCTATTAGGGAAATCAGACTGGATAATTGGTGCTTTTCTTCTTGCAACTGCTAGCTTTCTCCTTTCAGTTTTATTTATTACCGAGGTAAACAAACCATGAATATATACGTAAATAAGGTTAAAAATTGCAATTGTTGTTGCGTTTCAAAGAAAACCACATGTAAACATGGCTTATGCGTCTTTTAATCGATCATTGAGACATCAAAACTTTGATATTGGACTTTAGATTGCGGTCTTGACCTTTTTATAACGATTGAGACgttaattttttactaaatacatcaattttatttaactcATAGTGCAACAATTTGGTAAagtacatatatttaattttctttttcgaCCTAAACGCAGACTTGGACTATCAAGGCTTATCCTGAAGAACTACTAGTAACATCTATTTGTATTAGCTTGGTGGTAATACAATCAGGCATTGTAGCTCTTATTGTTGAGGGAAATTCAAATGCTTGGATACTTAAACCTAACAAGGAGTTGGTAGCAGTGTGTTTTTCAGTAAGTACATATAAACTTGTTAGGAAATTtagaaacatattaaaaatgaaGTATTAAATGAATgcattataacttttttttgcaACAAATGCATTATATCTTAAAAATCTGCATTTTTCAATTGTAACTTAATTGTTGGTGTATAAGTTTTATAATTATAAGATGTGGTGGTTCATTTATAGGCAATATTTGTGGTATCATTGAGGAGTGTTGTAAACAAATGGGCATTTCGTAAAAAAGGACCAATATATGTAGCTATGTTCAACCCTTTAAGAGTGGTCATTGCACTTGGCATGGGGATATTATTTTTGGGAAACAATCTTTATCTTGGAAGgtaaataaatacatttaaagaacacaattttttggaaaataatttaaatgatgtATTGATCCAAGACTAaccattgtttttaattttttgtcttgCATTTTGGTACAGCATGATTGGAGCTTCTATCATAGTCATTGGATTTTATGCTGTGATGTGGGCACAAGCTCAAGAGGAGCACACAACAAGTGAAAATGATTTTCTCCCATCTTCTTCAACACCTTTGTTGTCAACCAAAAACATTGACCACTAGGACACTCTGCTTTTGTACTATTGTAGGGTCTATTGATTGCATAATCTTTTTTTAGCCTCGTGAAAATATGTAATCCTAACTGGAGTTCCCGTGGAAATGGCTATTGCTCATAGTATTTGGTGCATGCGGTTAACACAACTACTAATTTATGGATCGATTTATGCATCTATCGCCGTGGCTAACCTCTTCGcatgtgtaacgccctagtcgttattttatttatttatgatttatttagagtcttttatatgattttaaataattattgttgattatgtggtgtgttatattttattatatggtttattttaatattaattagaataagtgggaattattattattttggaggttggggatttaattagaaattaatagaattaagggggagttaaatgaaataaaggggagttaagtattgggagttaggaaaagaaatagccagaaagcagtttcacgtacaacaaacaagttttgggagaaaaagggaggaAGAGTCAAGTAGAGCCAAGTGAACCAGATTTTTGTACAAttgttcatctgaattaaggtaagggtgaggtttacttcagtagtGTAGAtgtttaattctgattttggtttaacaggtttatggtaggaattggggattttgggtttaagTTGAATTCTTGGGTTTTTGGGTGAATTGAGTGTAGGAATCACTggtttgatgttagaaataggttctgagtgcatacagcatttcatttcatatctgtaaactgatttggggagtgaaattgaggaaattgggatttttggaaaaaacctgcattctgcccgtactgacattcatcgctcgccccgcgagtagccttgtctcgcctcgcgagtgaacaacctcatggctcgcctcgcgagcagaaccactcgccatggcgagttagagagtgagagatcatgattttcagattgttgttataaggtataatttggttagttttgagtacctgaatgattttagagaggactgggacaatttttagattaaaaagatgaatggggagcttaaaaatgaagatttagtgagaaaaatgtcaaaactcccgagagcatcatttttctcgttcgcctcgtactcgccacggcgagtaacccattccttgagttcgccatagcgagtagatgtactcgcgaggcgagttgcccagtatctGAGCTGTTTGTTctttaattgaataatgttgaatgaTCTTGATGTCTGAGCATGATTATGATCAATCGTGTACTTTCTGGAATTGTTGGATTAACTATGATGATTtgtgatgattgtgatgtatgtttatatttaattaaatcatacatgttgttaaaTGGTGGGATTGTaagtcatattatatatatatatatatatatatatatatatatatatatgcatttttgagttgtatgtagatatacacaagtggagtccattgcataagcatttaaagcgggagggctcaggccctggaacgccttgtcgttcaaagcgggagggctcatgccctggaacaccttgttgttcaaattggtgagggcttatgccctggtgaatgctttaaccattcaaaattcgGTGAGGGTTTCTGCCCTATAAAttgataccacatgcatgtgcatagtcgcattgttgaggagtctagcggtgttgtcatgtagttgcatgagtcgttgttgttggttgaaaatTACCATTTCCTGTTGATGTTGctaattatgaaatatatatgtacattgaatgattattattatgttagggtgttagattcaattgatgaattttatatctattattattgttgtgaatctcaccccttctgcttggaaatgttgcccttcctatgggtaacttgcaggtgatcctgagtagtaggtggtggctcaagtgtctagggctctgatacgtaacgggatgggactTAGTTGTTatagttttcattccttatgtatcaaattttgggaACATGTTGTAGAgccttttattgttatttgaaacaattaatgatgaatattatgttgggacctttgtgccaggatttattgttggatgttgatgtttaatgtttgaagaatattccgctgcaaattattgatgttttatGAAGGATGTGTATTCAAtagttttatattatatttaagaaattttgaaaagtagtgtgacatgcccgtttcgGTATTAAACTCTgatgttatatttattatttaat
Above is a genomic segment from Medicago truncatula cultivar Jemalong A17 chromosome 5, MtrunA17r5.0-ANR, whole genome shotgun sequence containing:
- the LOC11415704 gene encoding WAT1-related protein At4g15540; its protein translation is MVTEGGVTAIMIVTQFVEVGGDTLMKSATKDGMSIFIFIFYSNILALCFLLPSTLFHHRKRSPPPISTSIFCRMLLLSCLFTAVQILMNTGIGYSSPTLASAMVDLVPAFTFILAVISRMEVLNMKKHSSQAKIIGTLVSIVGALTVTLYKGMPLINGAFQNIEMGATEIYLLGKSDWIIGAFLLATASFLLSVLFITETWTIKAYPEELLVTSICISLVVIQSGIVALIVEGNSNAWILKPNKELVAVCFSAIFVVSLRSVVNKWAFRKKGPIYVAMFNPLRVVIALGMGILFLGNNLYLGSMIGASIIVIGFYAVMWAQAQEEHTTSENDFLPSSSTPLLSTKNIDH